In Drosophila bipectinata strain 14024-0381.07 chromosome 2R, DbipHiC1v2, whole genome shotgun sequence, one genomic interval encodes:
- the LOC108132137 gene encoding succinate dehydrogenase assembly factor 2-A, mitochondrial produces the protein MLRQFLASSAVRRLVVPSMAQTRSASNLDKSEYTTPGEIVDYDDPPHIPVPEYPSRPDEPLETRKQRLLYQSRKRGMLENDLLLSTFVAKHLKDFTADQTAQYDDLINGVSNDWDIFYWATETKPTPPEYDTEIMRLLKEHVKNAEKVQRIRQPDL, from the exons ATGTTGCGGCAATTTCTG GCGTCCTCGGCTGTGCGGCGACTTGTGGTGCCTTCGATGGCCCAAACTCGTAGCGCCAGCAATCTTGATAAATCTGAATACACAACACCCGGGGAAATTGTGGATTACGACGATCCACCTCATATCCCAGTGCCGGAATACCCTTCCCGACCCGACGAACCTCTTGAAACGCGCAAGCAACG CCTCTTGTACCAGAGCCGTAAACGCGGAATGCTGGAGAACGACCTGCTCCTGAGCACCTTTGTGGCCAAACACCTGAAGGATTTCACGGCAGACCAGACCGCCCAATATGATGATCTGATTAATGGGGTCAGCAACGACTGGGATATCTTCTACTGGGCCACTGAAACCAAACCCACGCCCCCGGAATACGACACGGAAATAATGCGGTTGCTCAAGGAACACGTTAAGAATGCGGAGAAAGTGCAGCGTATACGTCAGCCGGATCTGTAG
- the LOC108132138 gene encoding sex determination protein fruitless-like, with product MFETTLTLPRTSVALTETLGSAGGGASTSTAAVAVQTSKRRRRRRNKRRRKSSLSSSTEAPSSRTYDPVMTGSGLRSSGVSAAGSGSVRRGRHRSGVSSSSSAAAAAAVAAAAAAAAAAEAEADAGPLSGGSSPSMFVDPQDFVETLD from the coding sequence ATGTTCGAGACCACGCTGACTCTGCCGCGCACCAGTGTGGCCCTCACCGAAACGCTGGGCAGCGCCGGCGGCGGAGCCTCCACATCGACGGCTGCGGTCGCCGTGCAGACGAGCAAGCGTCGTCGCCGGCGGCGCAACAAGAGGCGACGCAAGTCCTCGCTCTCGAGCAGCACCGAGGCGCCCTCCTCCCGCACCTACGATCCAGTGATGACGGGGAGCGGCTTGCGTTCATCCGGTGTCTCAGCGGCTGGATCGGGATCAGTGCGTCGGGGACGGCATCGCAGCGGAGTCAGTTCATCTTCatcggcggcggcggcggcggcagtggcagcagcagcagcagcagctgcagcggcGGAAGCAGAAGCAGACGCGGGTCCTCTGAGCGGCGGAAGTAGTCCCTCAATGTTCGTGGATCCGCAGGACTTCGTGGAGACGCTCGACTAA
- the LOC108131971 gene encoding ran-binding proteins 9/10 homolog, with protein MENIEGSDNNFEPPQLSSESNSNNSSASSSSHQLSQSGAAGAPSPSHSPHSHSHSPTPSPSPPALSPAPVPDPFNAPSDLEGRDQQQSSSHDHSPTPTFHQTAPPPTTPSTAPQQQQQQEHEQQLEQLPFPQDQRDQPEPVQDREPDLQLEEQQQQQPHPEGEQQPQPEDEPEAEPPPPLLLEEEAEDPDSESQEHREVIDANAIADTIDANAVERIDDYEDEEGEAEEEGGVRAGEGDGEEQPLAPGVHRLHSVAVLPRYSTTPLPQQLRASRHHNNNNNNNINNNNSSGSSSSSRRTRHFYSNNGSHFSNDMFPSHSSRSNAQGSPRVGSRRQHSAPAAASNSPQHPGVDPLRVLYPNVNENETPLPRCWSPHDKCLSIGLSQNNLRVTYKGVGKQHSDAASVRTAYPIPSSCGLYYFEVRIISRGRNGYMGIGLTAQQFRMNRLPGWDKQSYGYHGDDGNSFSSSGNGQTYGPTFTTGDVIGCCVNFVNNTCFYTKNGVDLGIAFRDLPTKLYPTVGLQTPGEEVDANFGQEPFKFDKIVDMMKEMRSNVLRKIDRYPHLLETPENLMNRLVSTYLVHNGYSKTAEAFNGYTNQSFDEDLKSIKTRQKIIKLILTGKMSQAIEHTLHSYPGLLENNKNLWFALKCRQFIEMVNGADIEQANNKVTATTQTMPTNQTSVIQSTKAFKHSKGNGNANSNQPQQQNNTATPAVIKPQGGDKPDLKNMIVDDNSNKCVEHDSNSMDVEMEPCQSHSNGGGDSCSNGNASAVRNSLDAIDEEMDVDVSPSSRNCGRVIEKILEFGKELSSMGQQLEKENLMTEEERQMLEDAFSLIAYSNPWSSPLGWLLCPSRRENVSSTLNSAILESLSFERRPPLEYLVAHASELIKIIGQHSLGEDAFITIDDVFPQN; from the exons ATGGAGAACATCGAGGGCAGTGACAACAATTTTGAGCCTCCGCAGCTCTCCTCGGAgagcaatagcaacaacagcagcgcCAGCAGCAGCTCCCACCAGCTCTCCCAGTCGGGGGCCGCTGGAGCCCCCTCACCGTCGCACTCCCCCCATTCGCACTCGCACTCTCCCACTCCCTCCCCCTCGCCACCTGCCCTCTCGCCCGCCCCAGTTCCCGACCCATTCAATGCACCGTCTGATCTCGAGGGTCGCGACCAGCAACAATCATCATCGCATGATCACTCACCCACTCCTACTTTCCACCAGACTGCACCGCCACCCACGACTCCATCGACGGCacctcagcagcagcagcagcaggagcatgAGCAGCAGCTAGAGCAGTTGCCGTTTCCGCAGGATCAGCGAGATCAACCGGAACCAGTACAGGATCGAGAGCCGGACCTGCAGTTGGaggagcagcaacagcaacagccgcATCCGGAAGGCGAACAGCAGCCCCAACCAGAGGACGAACCGGAAGCTGAGCCACCGCCACCGCTGCTTCTGGAGGAGGAAGCGGAAGATCCGGACTCGGAGTCGCAGGAGCATCGGGAGGTTATAGACGCCAACGCCATTGCCGATACCATAGACGCCAACGCCGTGGAGCGCATCGACGACTACGAGGACGAAGAAGGCGAGGCGGAGGAGGAAGGAGGCGTCCGCGCAGGCGAAGGCGACGGAGAGGAGCAACCCCTCGCACCTGGCGTCCACCGGCTGCATTCTGTGGCCGTTCTGCCCCGCTACTCCACTACACCACTGCCCCAACAGCTGCGTGCTTCGcgccaccacaacaacaacaacaataacaatataaacaacaacaacagcagcggcagcagcagcagcagccgacGCACTCGCCACTTCTACAGCAACAACGGCAGTCACTTCAGCAACGACATGTTCCCGAGCCACTCGTCCCGCAGCAACGCCCAGGGCTCGCCCCGGGTCGGCAGTCGCCGCCAGCACTCGGCCCCGGCCGCCGCCTCCAATTCCCCGCAGCACCCGGGCGTGGATCCCCTGAGGGTGCTCTATCCCAATGTCAACGAGAATGAGACGCCGCTGCCGCGCTGCTGGAGTCCCCACGACAAGTGTCTGTCGATTGGATTGTCCCAAAACAATCTTCGAGTGACCTACAAGG GCGTTGGAAAGCAACACAGTGATGCCGCCTCGGTGCGCACCGCCTACCCGATACCGTCCTCCTGTGGACTCTACTACTTCGAAGTACGGATCATCTCCAGGGGTCGGAATGGCTACATGGGCATCGGACTGACTGCCCAGCAGTTCCGGATGAACCGCCTCCCAG GTTGGGACAAGCAATCATACGGCTATCATGGCGACGACGGCAACTCGTTCAGCTCGTCCGGCAACGGACAGACCTATGGGCCCACCTTCACCACCGGCGATGTCATCGGATGTTGCGTCAACTTTGTGAACAACACTTGCTTCTATACCAAGAACGGCGTGGATCTAGGCATAGCATTTAGGGACTTGCCG ACCAAACTATATCCAACTGTGGGCTTGCAGACTCCCGGCGAGGAGGTGGACGCCAACTTCGGCCAGGAGCCGTTCAAGTTCGATAAGATAGTGGACATGATGAAGGAGATGCGCTCCAATGTGCTCCGCAAAATCGACAGATACCCTCATCTGCTGGAGACACCAGAGAACTTGATGAATCG CCTGGTCTCCACGTATTTGGTGCATAATGGCTACAGCAAGACTGCCGAGGCCTTCAACGGCTATACAAACCAGTCCTTCGACGAAGATCTAAAGTCCATAAAGACACGCCAAA AGATCATTAAGCTAATACTGACGGGCAAAATGAGCCAGGCCATCGAACACACCCTACACTCATACCCCGGATTGCTAGAGAATAACAAGAACCTTTGGTTCGCCCTGAAGTGTCGTCAGTTCATCGAGATGGTCAACGGAGCTGATATTGAG CAAGCCAACAATAAAGTCACCGCCACCACCCAGACCATGCCCACAAACCAAACGTCCGTGATACAGTCGACCAAGGCGTTTAAGCACAGCAAGGGCAATGGCAACGCCAATAGCAACCAGCCACAACAACAGAACAACACTGCGACTCCAGCTGTGATAAAGCCACAAGGCGGCGATAAGCCCGATTTGAAAAA CATGATAGTGGATGACAATTCCAACAAGTGCGTCGAGCACGACAGCAACAGCATGGACGTGGAGATGGAGCCCTGCCAAAGTCACTCCAACGGCGGAGGCGATTCCTGCTCCAATGGCAATGCCAGCGCAGTGCGCAACTCTCTAGATGCCATCGACGAGGAAATGG ACGTAGATGTGTCCCCCTCGTCTCGCAACTGTGGCCGTGTCATTGAAAAGATCCTAGAGTTTGGAAAGGAGCTCTCCAGCATGGGCCAACAGCTGGAGAAGGAGAACCTCATGACTGAAGAGGAGCGTCAAATGTTGGAG GATGCATTTAGCTTGATTGCCTACTCAAACCCGTGGTCCAGTCCGCTTGGGTGGCTGCTGTGTCCTTCGCGACGTGAGAACGTTTCCTCCACGCTCAACTCGGCCATATTAG AGTCACTGAGCTTCGAGCGGCGCCCGCCGCTGGAGTATCTCGTGGCACACGCCTCCGAGCTAATCAAAATCATTGGACAGCACTCGCTGGGCGAGGACGCTTTCATCACCATCGACGATGTGTTCCCGCAAAATTGA